The following proteins are co-located in the Pseudomonas fluorescens genome:
- a CDS encoding PDDEXK family nuclease encodes MKPQDRFALIMSRQSRFEWGGEYIPSTLAVPREAPKGSRISRLRSRKLKRTLHLLSGPEKVFTQLALYHPDLFELHEQKMLWPVNSGHPLRGHPLTKGTFPPSLRGTVDVAREIGFKHFEIVVEDASGNRHKMPFPYQGDLLLYLLNSRGEPFAVNWTVKDQALAFRERRSMSPKTPVQQRKDREHAELRGELERRYYASAGIRTVEVSRDLVSPTIQANLDLLFGMHDLDFSLGAALLEDFSGAVTDAIKIGKPVAYVAIEHSARWGFRDQFIAKIYQDIWDRKLLVDFNEPILIDRPLITGGCDLLQAFGSFFEEAAP; translated from the coding sequence ATGAAACCGCAAGACAGATTTGCCCTCATTATGAGTCGCCAAAGCCGGTTCGAATGGGGCGGTGAATACATACCGTCCACGCTGGCTGTTCCCCGCGAGGCGCCAAAGGGATCTCGAATCAGTAGGCTGCGCAGTCGAAAGCTGAAACGCACACTTCATCTACTTTCTGGACCCGAGAAGGTATTTACGCAATTAGCCCTTTATCACCCTGATCTGTTTGAGCTCCACGAGCAGAAAATGCTCTGGCCAGTTAATTCAGGCCATCCACTTCGAGGACATCCCCTGACGAAAGGGACCTTCCCGCCCTCTCTGCGCGGCACTGTTGATGTCGCGAGGGAGATTGGTTTTAAGCATTTTGAAATCGTAGTGGAGGATGCGAGCGGGAACAGGCACAAAATGCCGTTCCCCTACCAAGGGGACCTGCTGCTGTACCTTCTCAACAGTCGAGGGGAACCCTTCGCCGTAAACTGGACTGTCAAAGACCAGGCTCTAGCTTTTCGTGAACGCCGAAGCATGTCGCCCAAGACACCTGTCCAGCAGAGGAAAGACCGTGAGCATGCAGAACTAAGGGGCGAGTTAGAGCGGCGCTACTATGCAAGCGCCGGAATCCGAACCGTTGAAGTTTCTCGCGATCTTGTATCACCTACGATCCAAGCGAATCTGGATCTCTTGTTTGGCATGCACGATCTTGATTTCTCGCTTGGGGCAGCTCTGCTGGAAGACTTCAGTGGTGCAGTGACTGATGCCATAAAAATTGGAAAACCAGTGGCTTATGTGGCGATTGAACATAGCGCTAGATGGGGCTTCCGCGATCAGTTCATTGCCAAGATTTACCAGGATATTTGGGATAGAAAGCTCCTGGTCGACTTCAACGAACCTATCCTGATCGATCGCCCGCTCATCACGGGTGGCTGCGATCTACTTCAAGCTTTTGGCTCGTTTTTCGAAGAGGCGGCGCCATGA
- a CDS encoding TnsD family Tn7-like transposition protein codes for MESTENRQWSRRFQWLLPDEADLITIGPPTPSPPTLKTLLAMSVAVVALGKLRSSCRFEPSIVVQVYKGAINRQGISPHEREATAERFAEYCTALQPYPPFSALPRDVHCAKRFMTQMTRKQRGYCHPLKHLTLIMFLFRRFELFLGSYQQLAAQQRISVAGNYELVSQIQPSECPLPKLELRARTLKPKKLIKELKDKIIESLMVGTSKKEICSRFELSISTVNRVLRLNPSVEKEFNKIIYLKKQEQQRNKWSNSVSLNPNLSANDIKKLNPNVYAWLYRNDRYWLSNRTSNLPSGRRGNYVCIDWDSRDEKLRTLVESTLIEQPTKLRKSDLYLLVPSLFSSLEKRSHYPKTRKLLSEMLQSVT; via the coding sequence ATGGAATCTACAGAAAATAGACAGTGGTCGAGACGCTTTCAATGGCTTCTTCCAGATGAAGCGGACCTTATTACGATTGGTCCACCTACACCTAGTCCTCCAACCCTCAAAACGCTGCTGGCTATGTCTGTCGCAGTGGTAGCGCTCGGTAAATTGCGTAGCTCTTGTCGCTTTGAGCCCAGCATAGTCGTTCAAGTCTATAAGGGCGCGATCAATCGTCAGGGAATCTCCCCGCATGAGCGAGAGGCGACTGCAGAGCGCTTTGCGGAATATTGCACTGCGCTTCAACCTTATCCGCCTTTTTCTGCATTACCCCGCGACGTGCATTGTGCAAAACGGTTCATGACTCAAATGACTCGCAAGCAGCGTGGCTATTGCCATCCGCTGAAGCATTTAACTCTCATAATGTTTTTATTCAGACGCTTCGAGTTATTCCTGGGCTCGTACCAACAGCTCGCTGCACAGCAGAGAATTTCAGTAGCAGGGAATTATGAACTGGTTAGTCAGATTCAACCTAGTGAGTGCCCGCTACCAAAATTAGAATTAAGAGCGCGCACTCTAAAACCAAAAAAGCTTATCAAGGAACTGAAAGATAAAATTATAGAGTCATTGATGGTAGGCACATCAAAAAAAGAGATCTGCTCAAGATTTGAATTATCGATAAGCACAGTGAACCGGGTACTGCGCTTGAACCCCTCAGTTGAAAAAGAATTCAACAAGATAATTTATCTTAAAAAGCAAGAGCAACAAAGAAACAAATGGAGCAACAGTGTCAGTCTAAACCCCAACCTCAGCGCAAATGATATTAAAAAATTGAACCCTAATGTCTACGCCTGGCTTTATCGAAACGATCGTTACTGGTTATCTAATCGGACCAGCAATTTGCCGAGTGGCAGACGCGGAAATTATGTATGCATTGACTGGGACAGCCGCGATGAAAAGTTGCGCACTTTAGTTGAATCAACGCTGATCGAGCAGCCGACCAAACTTCGCAAGAGTGACTTATACCTGTTGGTGCCAAGTTTATTTTCATCACTTGAGAAGAGATCGCATTACCCTAAAACGAGAAAATTGCTCTCTGAAATGCTGCAGAGTGTCACTTAG
- a CDS encoding HAD family hydrolase — protein MPVSAAIFDAFGTLIQINEGSHPFRKILKLGIEQGRRPQSTDAEQLLTLPMDLRQAADFFGILVDPSVMSRLESDLHNDLANIRAYPDGIVAVEALQDAGVKVVVCSNLAKPYAAAIENLYPKLDGYSYSFAVGAIKPSFDIYRHATQLVSAAPFETWMVGDSKRCDCEGPIAFGMHGFWLDRQGGGTYTSLHQFAEAIFRTR, from the coding sequence ATGCCTGTTTCAGCAGCTATTTTTGACGCGTTCGGTACGCTGATACAAATCAACGAAGGCAGCCACCCCTTTCGAAAAATTCTCAAACTCGGCATTGAACAGGGGCGCCGACCCCAATCTACTGATGCAGAACAGCTCCTTACCTTACCTATGGACCTGCGTCAGGCTGCGGATTTTTTTGGCATCCTGGTCGATCCATCCGTGATGTCACGATTAGAGTCCGATCTACACAATGATTTAGCAAATATTCGAGCCTATCCGGACGGCATTGTTGCGGTAGAGGCACTTCAAGACGCAGGAGTAAAAGTGGTGGTGTGCTCTAACCTGGCGAAGCCGTATGCGGCAGCTATTGAAAACCTATATCCGAAGTTAGACGGCTACAGTTACAGCTTTGCCGTAGGCGCAATTAAGCCATCCTTCGATATCTATCGCCACGCGACACAACTAGTATCGGCAGCGCCATTTGAAACTTGGATGGTAGGTGATTCAAAGCGATGTGATTGCGAAGGGCCCATCGCATTTGGTATGCACGGTTTTTGGCTCGACCGGCAAGGCGGTGGTACATACACGTCGCTGCATCAATTCGCTGAGGCCATTTTTCGGACCCGCTGA
- the glmS gene encoding glutamine--fructose-6-phosphate transaminase (isomerizing) — MCGIVGAVAERNVTAILLEGLKRLEYRGYDSAGVAVFTNAGKLERMRRPGKVAELEQALLGEPLVGRLGIAHTRWATHGAPCERNAHPHFSGDLAVVHNGIIENHEVLREQLKGLGYVFTSDTDTEVIAHLLNHKLKDLGDLTVALKATVKELHGAYGLAVVSASQPDRVVAARSGSPLVIGLGLGENFLASDQLALRQVTDRFMYLEEGDIADIRRESVAIWDVNGNSVEREAVQYRDGAEAADKGAFRHFMLKEIHEQPAVVQRTLEGRLGDRQVLVNAFGPQAAELFAKVRNVQIVACGTSYHAGMVARYWLEELAGIPCQVEVASEFRYRKVVVQPDTLFVTISQSGETADTLAALRNAKELGFLGSLAICNVSISSLVRESDLTLLTQAGREIGVASTKAFTTQLVGLLLLTLSLGQVRGTLAEGVEATLVEELRRLPTRLGEALAMDSTVEKIAELFADKNHTLFLGRGAQYPVAMEGSLKLKEISYIHAEAYPAGELKHGPLALVDDDMPVVTVAPNNELLEKLKSNLQEVRARGGQLIVFADEKAGMTNGEGTHVINMPHIHDNLSPILYTIPLQLLSYYVAVLKGTDVDQPRNLAKSVTVE; from the coding sequence ATGTGTGGAATTGTAGGCGCAGTCGCTGAACGCAACGTCACCGCTATCTTGCTCGAGGGCCTCAAGCGCCTGGAATACCGCGGCTACGACAGCGCCGGTGTGGCGGTTTTCACCAACGCCGGCAAGCTCGAGCGAATGCGTCGCCCGGGCAAGGTCGCTGAGCTGGAGCAAGCGCTGCTCGGCGAGCCGCTGGTCGGCCGTCTCGGCATTGCTCACACCCGCTGGGCCACCCATGGGGCGCCGTGCGAACGCAATGCCCACCCGCACTTCTCCGGTGACCTGGCGGTGGTGCACAACGGCATCATCGAAAACCACGAAGTGCTGCGCGAACAGCTCAAGGGCCTGGGCTATGTGTTCACCTCGGACACCGACACCGAAGTCATCGCCCACCTGCTGAACCACAAGCTCAAGGACCTCGGCGACCTGACGGTTGCTCTCAAGGCCACCGTCAAGGAACTGCACGGCGCCTATGGCCTGGCCGTGGTCAGCGCCAGCCAACCCGACCGCGTGGTTGCTGCGCGCAGTGGCAGCCCGTTGGTGATCGGCCTCGGCCTGGGGGAAAACTTCCTCGCCTCCGACCAACTGGCCCTGCGCCAGGTCACCGACCGCTTCATGTACCTGGAAGAAGGCGATATCGCCGACATCCGCCGTGAAAGCGTGGCGATCTGGGACGTCAACGGCAATTCCGTCGAACGCGAAGCCGTGCAATACCGCGACGGCGCCGAAGCTGCCGACAAAGGCGCATTCCGCCACTTCATGCTCAAGGAAATCCACGAGCAACCGGCCGTGGTGCAGCGCACCTTGGAAGGTCGCCTGGGTGACAGGCAAGTACTGGTCAACGCTTTCGGCCCGCAAGCGGCCGAGCTGTTCGCCAAAGTGCGCAATGTACAGATTGTCGCCTGTGGCACCAGCTATCACGCCGGTATGGTTGCCCGTTACTGGCTGGAAGAACTGGCCGGCATTCCGTGCCAGGTCGAAGTCGCCAGCGAATTCCGCTACCGCAAGGTGGTGGTGCAGCCAGACACCCTGTTTGTGACCATCTCCCAGTCCGGCGAAACCGCCGACACCCTGGCCGCACTGCGCAACGCCAAAGAGCTGGGCTTCCTCGGTAGCCTGGCCATCTGCAACGTCAGCATCAGCTCCCTGGTGCGCGAGTCCGACCTGACCCTGTTGACCCAGGCCGGTCGCGAAATCGGCGTGGCGTCCACCAAAGCCTTCACCACCCAGCTTGTGGGCCTGTTGTTGCTGACCCTGTCCCTGGGCCAGGTTCGCGGCACCCTCGCCGAAGGCGTCGAAGCCACTCTGGTCGAAGAACTGCGCCGCCTGCCAACCCGCCTGGGCGAAGCCCTGGCCATGGACAGCACCGTAGAAAAAATCGCCGAACTGTTTGCCGACAAAAACCACACCTTGTTCCTCGGCCGTGGCGCGCAGTACCCGGTGGCGATGGAAGGCTCGCTGAAACTCAAGGAAATCTCGTACATCCACGCCGAAGCCTACCCGGCCGGTGAGCTGAAACACGGCCCGCTGGCCCTGGTGGATGACGACATGCCGGTGGTGACCGTTGCGCCGAACAACGAACTGCTGGAAAAACTCAAATCCAACCTGCAGGAAGTGCGTGCCCGTGGCGGCCAACTGATCGTGTTCGCCGACGAGAAAGCCGGCATGACCAACGGTGAAGGCACCCACGTCATCAACATGCCGCACATCCACGACAACCTGTCGCCGATCCTCTACACCATCCCGCTGCAGTTGCTGTCGTACTACGTGGCGGTGCTCAAGGGCACCGACGTCGACCAACCGCGCAACCTGGCGAAGTCGGTGACGGTGGAGTAA
- a CDS encoding DeoR/GlpR family DNA-binding transcription regulator has translation MMSKRNTPQRRHNILTMLNEQGEVSVDELAKRFETSEVTIRKDLAALESNGLLLRRYGGAITMPQELVGDAAQPISAYKRAIARAAVMRLREHARIIIDSGSTTAAMIPELGHQPGLVVMTNSLHVASALSELEHEPVLLMTGGTWDPHSDSFQGQVAEQVLRSYDFDQLFIGADGIDLARGTTTFNELLGLSRVMAEVAREVVVMVESDKIGRKIPNLELPWSSVHTLITDDRLPLEARDQIQARGITLICAAII, from the coding sequence ATCATGTCGAAACGAAATACGCCCCAACGACGCCACAACATTCTGACGATGCTCAATGAACAGGGCGAAGTCAGCGTGGACGAGTTGGCCAAGCGTTTCGAAACTTCGGAAGTGACTATCCGCAAGGACCTGGCCGCTCTTGAGAGCAACGGCCTGTTGCTGCGCCGTTACGGTGGCGCGATCACCATGCCTCAGGAACTGGTGGGTGATGCCGCCCAGCCGATTTCGGCCTACAAGCGCGCCATCGCCCGTGCAGCCGTCATGCGTTTACGTGAACACGCGCGCATCATCATCGACAGCGGCAGCACCACCGCCGCCATGATCCCCGAGCTGGGCCACCAGCCAGGTCTGGTCGTCATGACCAACTCGCTCCACGTGGCCAGCGCCTTGAGCGAACTGGAACACGAGCCGGTGCTGTTGATGACGGGCGGCACCTGGGACCCGCATTCGGATTCGTTCCAGGGCCAGGTCGCCGAGCAAGTGCTGCGCTCCTACGACTTTGATCAATTGTTCATCGGCGCTGACGGCATCGATCTGGCGCGCGGTACTACCACCTTCAACGAATTGCTGGGCCTGAGCCGTGTGATGGCCGAGGTCGCCCGTGAAGTGGTGGTGATGGTCGAGTCCGACAAGATCGGCCGCAAGATTCCCAACCTGGAACTGCCCTGGAGCAGCGTCCATACCCTTATTACCGATGATCGCCTGCCGCTTGAGGCCCGCGACCAGATCCAAGCCCGCGGCATTACGTTGATATGCGCGGCAATCATCTAG
- the glmU gene encoding bifunctional UDP-N-acetylglucosamine diphosphorylase/glucosamine-1-phosphate N-acetyltransferase GlmU, with product MSLEIVILAAGQGTRMRSALPKVLHPVAGNSMLGHVIHSARQLDPQRIHVVIGHGADVVRERLAADDLNFVLQDKQLGTGHATAQAVPFISADTVLILYGDVPLIEVETLQRLLKHVVPGQMGLLTVELDDPTGYGRIVRNADGKVAAIVEHKDASEAQRAITEGNTGILAVPASKLADWMSRLSNNNVQGEYYLTDVIEMAVSDGLLVATEQPHDPMEVQGANDRKQLAELERHYQLREGRRLMAQGVTLRDPARFDVRGEVTVGRDVLIDINVILEGRVIIEDDVVIGPNCVIKDSTLHKGVVVKANSHIEGAVMGEGSDAGPFARLRPGSVLEAKAHVGNFVELKNAHLGEGAKAGHLTYLGDAVIGARTNIGAGTITCNYDGANKHQTVLGEDVFIGSNNSLVAPVKVGDGATTAAGSTINQDVDNLQLGVARARQRNIDGWKRPVKIKKT from the coding sequence ATGTCTCTTGAAATTGTCATCCTCGCCGCAGGCCAGGGCACCCGTATGCGTTCGGCCCTGCCCAAGGTGCTGCACCCCGTCGCGGGCAACTCCATGCTTGGCCATGTTATCCACAGCGCCCGGCAACTGGACCCGCAGCGGATTCACGTGGTGATTGGCCACGGTGCCGATGTGGTGCGTGAACGCCTGGCGGCGGATGACCTGAATTTTGTATTGCAGGACAAACAACTCGGTACCGGCCACGCCACCGCGCAAGCCGTGCCGTTCATCAGTGCCGATACGGTGCTGATTCTCTATGGCGACGTGCCGCTGATCGAAGTGGAAACCCTGCAACGCCTGCTCAAGCACGTCGTCCCTGGCCAGATGGGCCTGCTTACCGTCGAGCTGGATGACCCTACCGGCTATGGCCGCATCGTGCGCAATGCCGACGGCAAGGTAGCGGCCATCGTCGAACACAAAGATGCCAGCGAAGCCCAGCGTGCGATTACCGAAGGCAACACCGGCATTCTCGCCGTTCCTGCCAGCAAACTTGCTGACTGGATGAGCCGTTTGTCCAACAACAACGTCCAGGGCGAGTATTACCTCACCGACGTCATCGAAATGGCCGTGAGTGATGGCCTGCTGGTTGCCACCGAGCAGCCCCACGACCCAATGGAAGTGCAGGGCGCCAACGACCGCAAGCAGCTTGCAGAACTGGAGCGCCACTACCAATTGCGCGAAGGCCGCCGCTTGATGGCCCAAGGGGTGACCTTGCGTGACCCGGCGCGTTTTGATGTACGCGGCGAGGTCACCGTGGGCCGCGACGTGCTGATTGATATCAACGTGATCCTCGAAGGCCGGGTGATCATTGAAGACGACGTGGTGATTGGCCCGAACTGCGTGATCAAGGACAGCACCCTGCACAAAGGCGTGGTGGTCAAAGCCAACAGCCATATTGAAGGTGCGGTGATGGGCGAGGGCAGTGATGCTGGTCCGTTTGCACGCCTTCGTCCAGGCAGCGTGCTGGAAGCCAAGGCCCATGTGGGTAACTTTGTGGAACTGAAAAACGCTCACTTGGGCGAGGGCGCCAAGGCCGGCCACCTCACCTATCTGGGTGACGCAGTGATCGGCGCGCGCACTAACATCGGTGCTGGCACCATTACCTGCAACTACGATGGCGCAAACAAGCACCAGACGGTACTGGGCGAAGATGTGTTTATCGGCTCTAACAATTCACTGGTTGCGCCAGTAAAAGTGGGCGACGGCGCCACCACGGCCGCCGGCTCAACCATCAACCAAGATGTGGATAACTTGCAGCTCGGCGTAGCCCGCGCTCGCCAGCGCAACATCGACGGTTGGAAACGCCCGGTCAAAATCAAAAAGACCTGA
- a CDS encoding F0F1 ATP synthase subunit epsilon, with protein sequence MAMTVHCDIVSAEGEIFSGLVEMVIAHGELGDLGIAMGHAPLITSLKPGPITLTKQGGEKEVFYISGGFLEVQPNMVKVLADTVQRAGDLDEASAQEAVKAAEKALNEKGADFDYSAAAVRLAEAAAQLRTLQQIRKK encoded by the coding sequence ATGGCTATGACAGTCCATTGCGATATCGTCAGCGCGGAAGGGGAAATCTTCTCCGGTCTGGTAGAAATGGTGATTGCACACGGCGAACTCGGTGACCTGGGTATTGCCATGGGCCACGCGCCATTGATCACCAGCTTGAAGCCAGGTCCGATCACTCTGACCAAGCAAGGCGGGGAAAAGGAGGTGTTTTACATCTCCGGTGGTTTCCTCGAGGTTCAGCCGAACATGGTCAAGGTACTTGCCGACACCGTGCAACGTGCTGGCGACCTGGATGAAGCCTCCGCTCAGGAAGCCGTCAAGGCTGCCGAGAAGGCCCTGAACGAAAAGGGCGCGGACTTCGACTACAGCGCTGCTGCTGTACGTCTGGCCGAAGCTGCAGCTCAGCTGCGCACGCTCCAGCAGATCCGCAAGAAGTAA
- the atpD gene encoding F0F1 ATP synthase subunit beta: MSSGRIVQIIGAVIDVEFPRDSVPSIYNALKVQGAETTLEVQQQLGDGVVRTIAMGSTEGLKRGLDVVDTGAAISVPVGKATLGRIMDVLGNPIDEAGPIDTEERWGIHRPAPSFAEQAGGNDLLETGIKVIDLVCPFAKGGKVGLFGGAGVGKTVNMMELIRNIAIEHSGYSVFAGVGERTREGNDFYHEMKDSNVLDKVALVYGQMNEPPGNRLRVALTGLTMAEKFRDEGNDVLLFVDNIYRYTLAGTEVSALLGRMPSAVGYQPTLAEEMGVLQERITSTKEGSITSIQAVYVPADDLTDPSPATTFAHLDATVVLSRDIASLGIYPAVDPLDSTSRQLDPNVIGQEHYDTARGVQYVLQRYKELKDIIAILGMDELSEADKQLVNRARKIQRFLSQPFFVAEVFTGASGKYVSLKDTIAGFKGILNGDYDHLPEQAFYMVGGIEEAIEKAKKL; the protein is encoded by the coding sequence ATGAGTAGCGGACGTATCGTTCAAATCATCGGCGCCGTTATCGACGTGGAATTTCCACGCGACAGCGTACCGAGCATCTACAACGCGCTGAAAGTACAAGGCGCGGAAACTACTCTGGAAGTTCAGCAGCAGCTGGGCGACGGCGTAGTTCGTACCATTGCGATGGGTTCCACCGAAGGCTTGAAGCGCGGTCTGGACGTTGTCGACACTGGCGCAGCCATCTCCGTACCGGTCGGTAAAGCGACCCTGGGCCGGATCATGGACGTACTGGGCAACCCGATTGACGAAGCTGGCCCGATCGACACCGAAGAGCGCTGGGGCATTCACCGTCCAGCACCTTCGTTCGCCGAGCAAGCTGGCGGCAACGATCTGCTGGAAACCGGCATCAAGGTTATCGACCTGGTTTGCCCGTTCGCCAAAGGCGGTAAAGTCGGTCTGTTCGGTGGTGCCGGTGTAGGCAAAACCGTAAACATGATGGAACTGATCCGTAACATCGCCATCGAGCACAGCGGTTATTCCGTGTTCGCCGGTGTGGGTGAGCGTACTCGTGAGGGTAACGACTTCTACCACGAGATGAAGGACTCCAACGTTCTGGACAAAGTGGCACTGGTTTACGGTCAGATGAACGAGCCGCCGGGAAACCGTCTGCGCGTAGCACTGACTGGCCTGACCATGGCCGAGAAGTTCCGTGACGAAGGTAACGACGTTCTGCTGTTCGTCGACAACATCTACCGTTACACCCTGGCCGGTACTGAAGTATCCGCACTGCTGGGCCGTATGCCTTCGGCAGTAGGTTACCAGCCGACTCTGGCTGAAGAGATGGGCGTTCTGCAAGAACGTATCACTTCGACCAAAGAAGGTTCGATCACCTCGATCCAAGCGGTATACGTACCTGCGGATGACTTGACCGACCCGTCGCCAGCGACCACCTTCGCCCACTTGGACGCCACCGTCGTTCTGTCCCGTGACATCGCTTCCCTGGGTATCTACCCAGCGGTCGATCCACTCGACTCGACTTCGCGCCAGCTGGACCCGAACGTGATCGGCCAGGAGCACTACGACACCGCTCGCGGCGTTCAGTACGTGCTGCAGCGTTACAAAGAACTGAAGGACATCATTGCGATCCTGGGTATGGACGAGCTGTCGGAAGCCGACAAGCAGTTGGTAAACCGTGCTCGTAAGATCCAGCGTTTCTTGTCGCAGCCGTTCTTCGTGGCTGAAGTCTTCACCGGTGCATCGGGTAAATACGTTTCCCTGAAAGACACCATTGCTGGCTTCAAAGGCATCCTCAACGGTGACTACGACCACCTGCCAGAACAAGCGTTCTACATGGTCGGCGGCATCGAAGAAGCGATCGAGAAAGCCAAGAAACTGTAA
- the atpG gene encoding F0F1 ATP synthase subunit gamma, producing MAGAKEIRSKIASIKSTQKITSAMEKVAVSKMRKAQMRMAASRPYAERIRQVIGHLANANPEYRHPFMIDREVKRVGYVVVSSDRGLCGGLNTNLFKALVKDMAVNREKGVEIDLCVVGSKGAAFFRNFGGNVVAAISHLGEEPSINDLIGSVKVMLDAYLEGRIDRLSVVSNKFINTMTQQPTVEQLIPLVATPDQELKHHWDYLYEPDAKELLDGLMVRYVESQVYQAVVENNAAEQAARMIAMKNATDNAGDLISDLQLIYNKARQAAITQEISEIVGGAAAV from the coding sequence ATGGCAGGCGCAAAAGAGATTCGCAGTAAGATTGCGAGCATCAAAAGCACGCAAAAAATTACCAGCGCCATGGAAAAAGTGGCGGTCAGCAAAATGCGCAAGGCACAAATGCGCATGGCTGCTAGCCGTCCTTATGCGGAGCGTATCCGCCAGGTAATTGGGCATCTGGCCAACGCCAACCCGGAATACCGCCACCCGTTCATGATCGACCGCGAAGTTAAGCGTGTGGGTTATGTGGTAGTGAGCAGTGACCGTGGTTTGTGCGGTGGTTTGAATACCAACCTGTTCAAGGCCCTGGTCAAGGACATGGCGGTAAACCGCGAAAAGGGCGTCGAGATCGATCTGTGTGTTGTTGGTAGCAAGGGTGCGGCCTTTTTCCGCAACTTCGGCGGTAACGTCGTTGCAGCTATCAGCCACCTGGGTGAAGAGCCGTCGATCAATGATTTGATCGGCAGTGTGAAGGTGATGCTGGATGCGTACCTGGAAGGCCGGATTGACCGCCTGTCCGTGGTATCCAACAAGTTCATCAACACCATGACCCAGCAGCCAACCGTGGAGCAATTGATTCCACTGGTGGCGACTCCGGATCAGGAACTCAAGCACCACTGGGACTACCTCTACGAACCAGACGCCAAAGAGCTGCTTGACGGCTTGATGGTGCGCTACGTGGAGTCGCAGGTGTACCAGGCGGTGGTCGAGAACAACGCAGCTGAACAAGCGGCGCGGATGATCGCGATGAAAAACGCTACCGATAACGCCGGTGATCTGATCAGCGATTTGCAGCTGATCTACAACAAGGCGCGTCAGGCTGCGATCACCCAAGAGATCTCGGAAATCGTCGGCGGCGCTGCCGCGGTTTAA